From Thalassotalea euphylliae, the proteins below share one genomic window:
- the gspH gene encoding type II secretion system minor pseudopilin GspH has product MFKYPSSSRTAGFTLIEMMMVIVIVGMLASAIQFTFRGNQSDKQLAKESQRFAGLFALASEYGMLNNIELGLYIEEQSYRFLAFDGEQWVELSDAETLVPVELPENMGLSLTLDDLPVEPSLLTDLQLVLAEQDDFKEDEELPPQPQVLMLSGGDITPFSVNFYFLDEFADSQVEYKVTGLYSTPLTIEGPINEPRG; this is encoded by the coding sequence ATGTTTAAATACCCATCTTCATCACGCACTGCTGGCTTCACGCTGATTGAAATGATGATGGTGATCGTGATTGTCGGTATGCTTGCCTCTGCGATTCAGTTCACGTTCCGTGGTAACCAAAGCGATAAACAGCTTGCCAAAGAAAGCCAGCGTTTTGCTGGGCTGTTTGCGCTCGCCAGTGAGTATGGCATGCTTAATAACATCGAGCTTGGCCTGTATATTGAAGAGCAAAGCTATCGCTTTTTGGCGTTTGACGGCGAACAATGGGTGGAACTCAGTGATGCTGAAACTCTGGTGCCTGTCGAGCTGCCGGAAAATATGGGCTTATCACTGACCTTGGATGACTTACCTGTCGAGCCATCTTTGCTGACAGACTTACAATTGGTACTCGCAGAGCAAGACGATTTCAAAGAAGATGAAGAATTACCCCCGCAGCCACAAGTGTTAATGCTCTCTGGCGGCGACATTACACCGTTTAGTGTTAACTTTTATTTTCTCGATGAGTTTGCTGATTCACAAGTTGAGTACAAGGTTACTGGGCTTTATTCGACGCCACTGACCATTGAAGGCCCCATCAATGAACCGAGGGGCTAG
- the gspG gene encoding type II secretion system major pseudopilin GspG produces the protein MHSVQHSTRHSTRQAGFTILEVMVVIVIIGLIATMVVPNIIGSQDRANVQKAVADITSLETNLKMYKMDNYNYPTTEQGLEALVSETDVEPLPRRFPEEGYITRLPSDPWGNEYQLLNPGENGKIDIFSMGPDGEAGTDDDIGNWNLTDFQ, from the coding sequence ATGCATTCAGTTCAACATTCAACAAGGCACTCAACTAGACAAGCCGGCTTTACTATTCTTGAAGTGATGGTGGTGATTGTCATCATCGGCTTAATCGCGACTATGGTGGTGCCAAACATTATTGGTAGCCAAGATCGCGCTAACGTGCAAAAAGCGGTTGCCGATATCACCTCGTTAGAAACCAACCTTAAAATGTACAAAATGGATAACTACAATTATCCAACCACAGAGCAAGGGCTAGAAGCCTTAGTGTCAGAAACGGATGTTGAGCCATTGCCACGTCGCTTTCCTGAAGAAGGTTACATCACCCGCTTACCAAGTGACCCATGGGGTAATGAATACCAGCTATTGAACCCAGGGGAGAATGGCAAAATTGATATTTTCTCAATGGGGCCTGACGGTGAAGCGGGTACCGATGACGATATTGGTAACTGGAACTTAACGGACTTTCAGTAA